One Buteo buteo chromosome 4, bButBut1.hap1.1, whole genome shotgun sequence DNA segment encodes these proteins:
- the YJU2B gene encoding LOW QUALITY PROTEIN: putative splicing factor YJU2B (The sequence of the model RefSeq protein was modified relative to this genomic sequence to represent the inferred CDS: inserted 3 bases in 2 codons), which translates to MGERKGTNKYYPPDFDPAKHGSLNKYHHSHPLRERARKLSQGILVIRFEMPYNIWCDGCKNHIGMGVRYNAEKKKVGTYYTTPIYRFRMKCHLCVNYIEMQTDPAGCDYVIVSGARRKEERWDMKDNEQVLPTEREEKEKLETDAMFRLEHGVADRATLQRAVPTLASLQEAQSAWKDDFALNSRLRRHFREEKKTLREEEEEAAALQAKAGLSIPLVRESEEDRRLAALLKYHSPDSYEEKQRMKRTEISSRSWFSPATGGRAGEALRKLGLGGRALRGRGGPPATLTGLGIVRRRSGEGPEGPAEPGGPEQGETTPCSPPAPASEPQGXGRGRDSRPWHPPGCPVHLPRRRLFRLQLRGGERLSGVLGLDPPPXPAGPGGYLGPLPTPTLPPSPCNLYAPPSPRH; encoded by the exons ATG GGTGAACGCAAAGGCACGAACAAGTACTACCCCCCTGACTTCGACCCGGCCAAG CATGGCTCCCTCAACAAGTACCACCATAGCCACCCGCTGCGGGAGAGGGCCCGCAAGCTGTCCCAGGGCATCCTCGTCATCAG gttCGAGATGCCCTACAACATCTGGTGCGACGGCTGCAAGAACCACATCGGGATGG GTGTCCGGTACAACGCGGAGAAGAAGAAGGTCGGCACTTACTACACGACGCCCATCTACAG gttTCGGATGAAGTGCCACCTCTGCGTCAACTACATTGAGATGCAGACGGACCCGGCGGGCTGCGACTACGTCATCGTCAGTGGGGCCCGGCGCAAGGAGGAGCGCTGGGACATGAAGGATAACGAACAAGTCCTACCCACCG AgcgggaggagaaggagaagctggAGACGGACGCCATGTTCCGGCTGGAACACGGCGTGGCCGACCGGGCGACGTTACAGCGAGCCGTCCCCACGCTGGCCAGTCTGCAGGAGGCCCAAAGCGCCTGGAAGGATGACTTCGCCCTCAACAGCCGGCTCCGGAGGCACTTTAGG gaggagaagaagacgctgcgggaggaggaggaggaggcggcggcgctgcaGGCAAAGGCCGGCCTGAGCATCCCTCTGGTGCGGGAGTCGGAGGAGGACCGGCGCCTGGCCGCGCTGCTCAAGTACCACAGCCCCGACT CCTACGAGGAGAAGCAGAGGATGAAGCGGACAGAGATCTCCAGCCGCTCCTGGTTCTCCCCGGCCACTGGCGGCAGAGCTGGCGAGGCGCTGCGGAAGCTGGGCCTCGGGGGGCGAGCGCTGCGGGGCCGAGGGGGCCCCCCTGCTACCCTCACTGGCCTGGGCATCGTCCGGCGTCGCTCTGGAGAGGGGCCCGAGGGGCCGGCGGAGCCCGGGGGGCCGGAGCAGGGCGAGACgacaccctgcagcccccccgcaCCCGCCAGTGAGCCGCAGG GGGGCCGAGGCCGGGACAGCCGTCCCTGGCacccccccggctgccccgTCCACCTCCCTCGTCGCCGACTATTCCGACTCCAGCTCCGAGGCGGAGAGCGCCTGAGTGGCGTTTTGGGGCTGGACCCCCCTCC CCCGGCTGGTCCCGGGGGGTACCTgggccccctccccacccccacgctccccccctccccgtgtaATTTATATGCACCCCCCTCGCCCCGACATTAA
- the MRI1 gene encoding methylthioribose-1-phosphate isomerase, producing the protein MSLEAIQYRRGSLSILNQLLLPEQLRYEPVDSVERAWEAIRAMEVRGAPAIALVGCLSLALELEAGAGPAGDATELEAFVDERLRFLLTARPTAVNLGREAERLRAFTHRRAQSPGVTAQGLRESIIEHIEGLLEKDREDNRSIGAHGARHILQRVPEGGVTLLTHCNTGTLATAGYGTALGVVRALHEQGRLTRVFCTETRPYNQGSRLTAFELLHDRVPATLIADSAAAAAMRDRGIQAVVVGADRVAANGDTANKIGTYQLAVAARHHGIPFYVAAPTSSCDPALPGGADIPIEERPGRELTHFQGLCLAPQGIDVWNPAFDVTPHDLITGGIVTEWGVFAPAELRQALAERGGAGAGPSPPKSSV; encoded by the exons ATGAGCCTGGAAGCCATCCAGTACCGCCGCGGCTCCCTCTCCATCCTcaaccagctcctgctgccggAGCAGCTCCGCTATGAGCCCGTGGACAGCGTGGAGCGCGCCTGGGAGGCCATCAGGGCCATGGAG GTGCGGGGGGCCCCGGCCATCGCCTTGGTGGGGTGCCTGAGCCTGGCACTGGAGCTGGAGGCcggcgcggggccggcgggggacGCCACGGAGCTGGAGGCCTTTGTGGACGAGCGGCTGCGGTTCCTGCTGACGGCGCGGCCCACCGCCGTCAACCTGGGCCGTGAGGCTGAGCGGCTGCGTGCCTTCACGCACCGGCGGGCCCAGAGCCCCGGCGTCACCGCGCAGGGCCTGCGGGAGAG CATCATCGAGCACATCGAGGGGCTGCTGGAGAAGGACCGGGAGGACAACCGGAGCATTGGGGCGCACGGGGCCCGGCACATCCTCCAGCGCGTCCCCGAGGGCGGCGTCACCCTCCTCACCCACTGCAACACCGGCACCCTGGCCACCGCCGGCTACGGCACCGCCTTGG GCGTCGTGCGGGCGCTGCACGAGCAGGGCCGGCTGACACGGGTGTTCTGCACCGAGACCCGGCCCTACAACCAGGGCAGCCGGCTGACCGCCTTCGAGCTGCTGCACGACCGCGTCCCCGCCACCCTCATCGCCGacagcgccgccgccgccgccatgcgGGACCGTGGCATCCAGG CCGTGGTGGTGGGAGCTGACCGGGTGGCCGCCAACGGGGACACGGCCAACAAGATCGGCACCTACCAGCTGGCGGTGGCGGCGCGGCACCACGGCATCCCCTTCTACGTGGCGGCCCCCACCTCGTCCTGCGAcccggccctgcccggcggTGCCGACATCCCCATCGAGGAGCGGCCGGGCCGGGAGCTCACCCACTTCCAGGGCCTGTGCCTGGCCCCCCAGG GTATCGACGTGTGGAACCCGGCCTTCGACGTCACCCCCCATGACCTCATCACGGGCGGCATCGTCACCGAGTGGGGGGTCTTCGCCCCGGCGGAGCTGCGGCAGGCCCTGGCGGAgcgggggggcgcgggg gccggACCATCGCCCCCAAAAAGCTCCGTGTGa